The Litchfieldia alkalitelluris genome has a window encoding:
- a CDS encoding phosphotransferase enzyme family protein, with amino-acid sequence MKHWHENEEFQFLRYIPIEETVIREDCEQLLSKIKALPVSDKTYGLVHGDVWLENVLVEHELWPTIIDFQDCEKHYYMYDLAVPLYSALEFSFQGKGSMVDYGRSIAKALVEGYSEEHNISEEMYEQLPLFLKLKEMFEYSLMHMYWNKEEITEEQMRIMNLYRLRIEHEIPVISL; translated from the coding sequence ATTAAACATTGGCACGAAAATGAAGAATTTCAATTTCTGAGATATATTCCAATTGAAGAAACTGTGATTAGAGAAGACTGTGAGCAACTACTTTCGAAAATTAAAGCTCTTCCCGTAAGTGACAAAACCTATGGATTAGTTCATGGAGATGTATGGCTCGAAAATGTTTTAGTGGAACACGAGTTATGGCCAACAATCATTGATTTTCAGGACTGCGAAAAGCACTATTATATGTACGATTTGGCTGTACCACTTTACTCTGCCCTTGAGTTTTCATTTCAGGGTAAGGGGAGTATGGTAGACTATGGTCGTTCCATTGCAAAGGCATTAGTAGAGGGGTATAGTGAAGAGCATAACATCTCAGAAGAAATGTATGAACAGCTCCCTCTGTTTTTAAAGCTAAAGGAAATGTTCGAATACAGTTTAATGCATATGTATTGGAACAAAGAAGAGATAACCGAAGAACAAATGAGAATCATGAATCTATATCGACTAAGAATTGAACATGAAATACCAGTGATCAGTTTATAG
- the fadH gene encoding 2,4-dienoyl-CoA reductase: MKDKVVIVTGGSNGMGKAMAKRFAQDGAFVTISGRDPEKLNRAKEEIETFEGQVLPVVMDVRDLEKVQSMVDQTKTAFGSIDYLVNNAAGNFLVRAEDLSPNGWKAVIDIVLNGTWNCTQAVGKEWIKEKKTGSITNIVATYAWTAGVGVVHSASAKAGVLAMTRTLAVEWGKQYGIRVNAIAPGPIEETGGAERLILDEEAVERVLAGIPLNRFGKVDEVANLAAFLFSPEAHYINGDCITIDGGQWLNGASFKF; this comes from the coding sequence ATGAAGGATAAAGTAGTAATCGTAACTGGAGGAAGTAATGGAATGGGAAAGGCGATGGCCAAGCGTTTTGCCCAGGATGGAGCGTTTGTAACGATTAGTGGTCGTGATCCTGAGAAGCTTAACCGTGCTAAAGAAGAAATCGAAACTTTTGAAGGTCAGGTCCTCCCTGTTGTCATGGACGTACGAGATCTTGAAAAAGTTCAGAGTATGGTTGATCAAACAAAAACTGCGTTTGGTTCGATTGATTATCTTGTTAATAATGCTGCTGGTAATTTCTTAGTTCGAGCAGAAGACCTTAGTCCAAATGGTTGGAAGGCTGTTATTGATATTGTATTGAATGGAACTTGGAATTGCACTCAGGCAGTAGGTAAGGAATGGATTAAAGAGAAGAAAACAGGGAGTATCACAAATATTGTTGCTACATATGCATGGACAGCTGGAGTTGGCGTAGTTCATTCAGCCAGCGCAAAAGCTGGTGTTCTCGCGATGACACGGACCCTTGCTGTTGAATGGGGTAAACAATACGGAATTCGAGTAAATGCAATTGCTCCTGGACCAATTGAAGAAACTGGTGGCGCTGAAAGATTGATTTTAGATGAAGAAGCAGTTGAACGAGTGTTAGCCGGAATTCCATTAAATCGATTTGGAAAAGTAGATGAAGTTGCAAATTTAGCAGCCTTTTTGTTCTCTCCTGAAGCACATTATATTAACGGTGACTGTATTACGATTGATGGCGGACAATGGTTGAATGGTGCCTCATTCAAATTTTAA
- a CDS encoding dehydroquinate synthase/iron-containing alcohol dehydrogenase family protein: protein MSDGKNLDARMEMLQAFAVETPLDDPELLFAGVIEKIKMLQYKAGLPSDFSHYKISEGDLQRTVVAVSSDPAALNFPIPPELIRSIGEKIVRLEVKN, encoded by the coding sequence GTGTCTGATGGGAAGAACCTTGATGCAAGAATGGAGATGCTTCAAGCATTCGCAGTCGAAACCCCTTTGGATGATCCTGAATTGTTATTTGCCGGTGTGATTGAAAAAATCAAAATGCTGCAATATAAAGCTGGGTTACCTAGTGATTTTTCACATTATAAGATATCAGAGGGTGATTTACAAAGGACTGTTGTAGCAGTTTCATCAGATCCCGCCGCACTTAACTTTCCGATTCCACCTGAGTTAATTCGTTCGATTGGGGAGAAGATTGTTAGGTTAGAGGTTAAGAATTAA
- a CDS encoding MFS transporter has translation MGLKEIGKLDRTLIVLLAGVLLSHLGTYMILPMLPIILTLDNGFSIAQVGIILASIAIAFQVGSISGGVLADRIGRRFIIGLGALITALGIIGFGVFAGFLLLLLMAITIGLGTGLNAPSTKASIAAIASSKNRTTAFSLRGIAANIGTATAGLIVFFLIVGTSKMIFWIGGVIYILWAIIGWTLLPKDCGNMPCPPVPTGAYKEIFKNKPFLVFSFVTIFIWILYAQLSLALPLRAAAILPEPKNVALIWTINSFIVILSQTLITKKIIDRVHPLTALSIGVLFISGGIASLFFATSFSLLVMSGAIFVLGEMLILPTIDSTISQLSTSQLIGVFFALSNVVSGLGEAGGKSIGGRLLGLNGGESSIPWMVYGISGVILFLIVYFLKKWQPLDTSLRIAAGKENKPSHAPIVSIEPPQQRSHPFNSWEPEVFFRKKPRTE, from the coding sequence ATGGGCTTAAAAGAAATTGGAAAATTGGATCGGACATTAATTGTCCTTTTAGCAGGTGTTTTATTATCACATTTAGGAACATACATGATTCTGCCTATGCTACCTATCATTTTAACGCTTGATAATGGTTTTTCCATTGCACAGGTCGGAATCATTTTAGCGAGTATTGCGATTGCTTTTCAGGTTGGAAGCATTAGTGGCGGAGTACTTGCGGACCGGATTGGAAGAAGATTTATCATTGGATTAGGTGCACTGATTACTGCGCTAGGGATAATAGGTTTTGGCGTGTTTGCAGGATTTCTTTTATTATTGCTGATGGCTATTACAATAGGTCTGGGCACAGGACTAAATGCACCTTCAACAAAAGCATCGATTGCAGCAATTGCCTCTTCAAAGAATCGTACTACTGCTTTCTCACTAAGAGGAATTGCCGCAAATATAGGAACTGCAACTGCTGGCTTAATTGTCTTCTTCTTAATTGTAGGTACATCCAAAATGATTTTTTGGATTGGAGGCGTAATATATATTCTATGGGCAATTATTGGTTGGACTCTTTTGCCAAAAGACTGTGGTAATATGCCTTGTCCACCGGTGCCAACTGGTGCTTATAAGGAGATTTTTAAAAATAAGCCTTTTCTTGTATTCAGTTTTGTCACAATATTTATTTGGATCTTATACGCACAGCTTTCTCTTGCATTACCACTTCGGGCAGCAGCAATCCTTCCTGAACCCAAGAATGTTGCCTTGATCTGGACGATAAATAGTTTTATCGTGATATTAAGCCAAACTCTGATTACCAAGAAAATCATTGATAGAGTGCATCCTCTAACAGCGTTAAGTATTGGAGTTTTATTTATATCAGGTGGCATTGCTTCTTTATTCTTTGCTACATCATTTTCACTACTTGTTATGAGTGGAGCGATATTTGTATTAGGTGAGATGTTAATTCTTCCAACAATTGATAGTACCATTTCGCAATTATCAACATCACAGTTAATAGGTGTATTTTTTGCATTATCCAATGTAGTGTCTGGATTAGGTGAAGCAGGTGGGAAGTCGATTGGGGGAAGGCTACTAGGACTAAATGGTGGAGAAAGTTCAATTCCCTGGATGGTTTACGGTATCTCTGGAGTGATTTTGTTTCTGATCGTGTATTTTTTGAAGAAATGGCAGCCACTTGATACGTCACTAAGAATTGCCGCTGGTAAAGAAAATAAGCCTTCACATGCCCCAATAGTCTCTATTGAGCCCCCTCAGCAAAGAAGTCACCCATTTAATAGCTGGGAACCTGAGGTGTTTTTTAGGAAAAAACCAAGAACAGAATAA
- a CDS encoding YjcZ family sporulation protein, whose translation MRSDFILIVILFILLIIIGATTGTRGLRKQEKQLIIFVVLFILLIIVGILFCY comes from the coding sequence ATGAGAAGTGATTTTATTCTAATTGTCATCTTGTTCATACTTTTAATTATCATCGGAGCTACTACCGGAACGAGAGGACTTCGTAAGCAAGAAAAACAATTAATTATCTTTGTTGTTCTATTTATATTATTAATTATTGTAGGGATCCTTTTTTGTTATTAA
- a CDS encoding YjcZ family sporulation protein: protein MSYGGFGNMGNSFTLLVVLFILLIIVGNNYPIGGGYGY, encoded by the coding sequence ATGAGTTACGGAGGATTTGGTAACATGGGGAACAGTTTTACACTTTTAGTAGTATTGTTCATTCTATTAATTATTGTTGGTAATAACTATCCAATTGGTGGAGGTTATGGTTACTAA
- a CDS encoding YjcZ family sporulation protein: MSYGGFGNMGNSFTLLVVLFILLIIVGSNYPIAQGY, encoded by the coding sequence ATGAGTTACGGAGGATTTGGTAACATGGGGAACAGTTTTACACTTTTAGTAGTATTGTTCATTCTATTAATTATTGTTGGATCAAACTATCCAATTGCACAAGGTTACTAA
- a CDS encoding YjcZ family sporulation protein produces the protein MGYSWGNNSNSFTLLVVLFILLIIVGSNYPIAQGY, from the coding sequence ATGGGTTACTCATGGGGTAATAATTCAAATAGCTTCACACTTTTAGTAGTATTATTTATTCTATTGATTATTGTTGGATCAAACTATCCAATTGCACAAGGTTACTAA
- a CDS encoding sporulation protein YjcZ, producing the protein MSYFYGGAGHGAGYGYGYGYGASAGGGFFENTANSFTLLVVLFISY; encoded by the coding sequence ATGAGTTACTTCTATGGAGGAGCTGGCCACGGAGCTGGATATGGTTATGGCTATGGTTACGGAGCTAGTGCAGGTGGTGGATTCTTTGAAAACACTGCTAATAGTTTCACCTTATTGGTTGTTTTATTCATCTCCTATTAA
- a CDS encoding stage VI sporulation protein F, which translates to MSDFSKGIEKKTGVRMDDVMKLANSLQNSNLQDEKTVRKLVKRVSKLAGKNVPKSKEDMIVDLLVKKKKKIDPATISKMIGK; encoded by the coding sequence ATGAGTGATTTTTCAAAAGGAATTGAAAAGAAGACAGGAGTTAGGATGGATGATGTTATGAAGTTAGCTAATTCATTACAGAACTCTAATTTACAAGATGAAAAAACTGTTCGCAAACTTGTCAAACGGGTTTCTAAACTAGCAGGAAAAAACGTTCCAAAGAGTAAGGAAGACATGATTGTGGACTTACTCGTAAAGAAAAAGAAAAAGATTGATCCCGCTACGATTTCAAAAATGATCGGGAAATAG